A stretch of Candidatus Methylomirabilis lanthanidiphila DNA encodes these proteins:
- the sat_3 gene encoding sulfate adenylyltransferase, whose protein sequence is MGAIPHGGRLIDRVLSGDQQQEALHRASSLPCLELSEEQACQVENLATGVYSPLEGFLTQDALMSVLERMRLPGGLPWTIPIILDVDRRAAAACEEGRDVLLTYQGRAMGLLHLKDAYGYDKPTVCRQVFGTDDGAHPGVRRVLAMGDTLLGGDVDLIEPLDTPFASRHLTPREARVLFTAKGWRTIVGFQTRNVPHLGHEYVQKTALTFVDGLFINPVVGPKKRGDFRDEVILAAYDALLRNYYLKDRAVLAVLKTGMYYAGPREAIFHAIVRKNFGCTHFIVGRDHAGAGHYYSPYAAQEIFDEFPDLGITPLFFTAFFYCRRCQGMANEKTCPHGEQDRLAFSGSKLRDAIVQQTGESALLIRPEVADTIRAVDNPFVTG, encoded by the coding sequence ATGGGCGCGATTCCGCACGGCGGGCGACTGATCGATCGGGTCCTGAGCGGAGACCAACAGCAGGAGGCGCTTCACAGGGCGTCGTCCCTGCCGTGTCTTGAGCTGTCCGAGGAGCAGGCATGCCAGGTGGAAAATCTCGCCACCGGCGTCTATAGCCCCCTGGAAGGGTTTCTGACTCAGGACGCCCTGATGTCGGTGCTTGAGCGGATGCGGCTCCCGGGCGGCCTGCCCTGGACGATTCCGATCATCCTGGATGTGGACCGACGCGCGGCGGCGGCCTGCGAGGAAGGCCGGGACGTCCTGCTCACCTACCAGGGCCGGGCGATGGGACTCCTGCACCTGAAGGACGCATACGGCTACGACAAGCCGACAGTGTGCCGTCAGGTGTTCGGAACCGATGACGGCGCCCACCCCGGTGTCCGGCGCGTCCTGGCCATGGGCGACACCCTCCTCGGGGGCGACGTGGATCTGATTGAGCCCCTCGACACGCCGTTTGCCTCCCGCCATCTGACGCCCCGGGAGGCCCGCGTCCTCTTTACCGCGAAAGGGTGGCGGACCATTGTCGGGTTTCAGACGCGCAATGTGCCCCATCTCGGGCATGAATACGTCCAAAAAACCGCGCTCACCTTTGTTGATGGCCTGTTCATCAACCCGGTGGTCGGCCCGAAAAAGCGCGGCGACTTTCGCGACGAGGTGATCCTGGCCGCGTATGACGCCCTGCTCCGGAACTACTACCTCAAGGATCGCGCGGTCCTGGCCGTCCTGAAGACCGGCATGTACTATGCGGGACCCAGAGAGGCGATCTTCCACGCGATCGTCCGGAAGAATTTCGGGTGCACGCACTTCATCGTCGGCAGGGACCATGCCGGGGCCGGGCACTACTACTCGCCGTATGCCGCCCAGGAGATCTTTGACGAGTTCCCGGACTTGGGGATCACCCCCCTCTTTTTTACGGCGTTCTTCTACTGCCGGCGATGCCAGGGCATGGCCAACGAGAAGACCTGCCCCCACGGCGAGCAGGATCGCCTGGCGTTCAGCGGCTCCAAGCTGCGGGACGCGATCGTGCAGCAGACCGGCGAATCGGCCCTGTTGATCCGGCCGGAGGTCGCCGACACGATACGGGCCGTCGATAACCCGTTTGTCACAGGGTAA
- a CDS encoding adenylylsulfate kinase — protein MQQKGFTVWFTGLPCSGKSTLAHALKQRLGAIDLPVEILDGDEVRTRLTKGLGFSKADRDENIRRIAYVAKLLSRARAVAIVAAVSPYREIRDEARAEITHFVEIHVDCPLEECIRRDVKGMYAKAMNGEIANFTGVSDPYEPPLRPDVTVKTGAEEVGESLAKILCRLGQLGYIPQHLVEPGMGPEEDQRIVAKLRALGYID, from the coding sequence GGTTTACCGGCCTGCCCTGCTCAGGGAAGAGCACGCTGGCCCACGCCTTGAAGCAGCGGTTGGGCGCGATCGACCTGCCGGTGGAGATTCTGGATGGCGACGAGGTCAGAACGCGCTTGACGAAGGGATTAGGCTTCTCGAAAGCGGACCGGGACGAAAATATCCGGCGCATCGCCTATGTCGCCAAGCTGTTGAGCCGCGCGCGCGCGGTGGCTATTGTGGCCGCGGTGTCGCCGTACCGCGAGATCAGGGATGAGGCGCGGGCGGAAATCACGCACTTCGTCGAGATCCACGTCGATTGTCCGTTGGAGGAGTGCATCCGCCGCGATGTCAAGGGGATGTACGCCAAGGCAATGAACGGAGAGATCGCCAATTTTACCGGGGTATCCGATCCGTACGAGCCGCCGTTGCGCCCTGACGTCACCGTCAAGACCGGCGCCGAGGAGGTCGGGGAGAGCCTGGCGAAGATCCTCTGCCGGCTGGGACAGTTGGGGTATATCCCCCAGCACCTGGTAGAACCGGGCATGGGGCCGGAAGAGGACCAGCGGATTGTCGCCAAGCTGCGCGCCCTGGGCTATATCGATTAG